Proteins from a single region of Gasterosteus aculeatus chromosome 20, fGasAcu3.hap1.1, whole genome shotgun sequence:
- the popdc3 gene encoding popeye domain-containing protein 3, whose protein sequence is MEPLDFKNMNLTVKPPAAIYPFCDDWRNTSEGSALHLANIFLFFGFMGNSSFYGLLYLFSCLTMGFFCSTLWAWSDNCTTDSFLWSFALLGVCLGQVLHVAYRLKSVSFKREFQELYSCMFKKLGVSLTHFGKIVACCDGQVHAIERDHCFAIEGKTTIDKLSVLLSGRIRVTVNGEFLHYIYPFQFLDSPEWDSLRPSEEGVFQVTLCADNACRYVGWRRKKLYLLFAKDRYIAKIFALVVRNDIAEKLCSLNDKALNRSGQRYDIRLPSYCHMTGTELEKADVFLQVPMQGARTA, encoded by the exons ATGGAGCCTCTggattttaaaaacatgaaCTTGACGGTAAAACCCCCTGCTGCTATATACCCATTTTGTGACGACTGGAGAAACACTTCGGAAGGCTCCGCGTTGCACCTTGccaacatttttctgttttttggctTCATGGGCAACAGCAGCTTTTATGGATTACTTTATCTATTCAGCTGTCTGACTATGGGATTCTTCTGTTCCACTCTGTGGGCATGGTCTGACAACTGCACAACAGACTCTTTCTTGTGGAGTTTTGCACTCCTCGGAGTGTGCTTGGGACAAGTCCTGCATGTTGCCTATCGGCTGAAGAGTGTGTCCTTCAAAAGGGAATTCCAGGAGCTTTACAGCTGTATGTTTAAAAAACTAGGGGTCTCACTAACACATTTTGGAAAGATAGTGGCCTGCTGTGATGGACAAGTTCACGCCATAGAGAGGGACCACTGTTTCGCCATAGAAGGAAAAACTACTATTGATAAGCTGTCGGTGCTCTTGTCTGGCAG AATACGTGTGACAGTTAATGGAGAGTTTCTGCATTACATCTACCCTTTCCAATTTTTGGATTCACCGGAGTGGGACTCCCTTAGACCATCAGAAGAGGGTGTATTCCAG GTAACCTTGTGTGCTGATAACGCCTGCCGATATgtgggatggaggaggaagaagctctATCTGCTTTTTGCAAAGGATCGCTACATAGCTAAGATATTTGCCCTGGTTGTGCGCAATGACATTGCAGAGAAGCTGTGCTCCCTTAACGATAAGGCTCTCAACAGGTCAGGGCAGCGATATGATATCCGTTTACCAAGCTACTGCCACATGACTGGGACTGAATTAGAAAAGGCAGATGTCTTCCTGCAAGTGCCAATGCAGGGGGCAAGGACTGCCTGA
- the LOC120811089 gene encoding uncharacterized protein LOC120811089 yields the protein MTAQPIVALGRMISDHPEGAGGRQPAVPGGAPGPGGETSPGPGAAGRTARSRSHSPPNVSRGRRPGISGGLRGDGGGVWLAGGRVARPAFASTGRGGADRSHGAASGSTARLDVKRAVVDRLGLLPEDHRQRFREARLGPGGPTIRVPSVQPLHAGGVRGVMTKLVLEQFGEGLPGRERRTAFRLTRRTEGWGTFSPRRCGGGGPWCTSPGSCLRGRPGTAPGSLGGIWLYSLLISRWSIGRGRKWLWLISSPTPERGVGYLGYLP from the exons ATGACAGCCCAGCCGATTGTGGCGCTCGGTCGGATGATCAGCGACCATCCTGAGGGAGCAGGCGGACGCCAACCGGCagttcctgggggcgctccagGCCCAGGTGGGGAGACAAGCCCAGGCCCTGGAGCAGCTGGCCGCACGGCCCGCAGCCGGTCTCACAGTCCACCGAATGTCAGCAGGGGACGACGTCCAGGCATTTCTGGAGGCCTCCGAGGCGACGGCGGAGGCGTGTGGCTGGCCGGCGGGAGAGTGGCCCGTCCGGCTTTTGCCTCTACTggccggggaggcgcagaccgcAGCCATGGGGCTGCCTCTGGCAGCACGGCGCGTCTCGACGTTAAAAGGGCCGTGGTGGATAGACTGGGGCTGTTGCCGGAGGACCACCGCCAGAGATTCCGCGAGGCCAGGCTGGGCCCCGGGGGACCGACCATTCGCGTGCCGTCGGTGCAGCCGCTGCACGCAGGAGGGGTCCGTGGCGTAATGACGAAGTtggtgctggagcagttcggggaggggctcccgggccgggagcgacgtaccgcgttccg actgacgcgtcgaacagagggctgggggaCGTTTTCTCCCAggaggtgcgggggggggggcccgtgGTGTACATCACCCGGAAGCTGTctgagagggaggccaggtacagcacctggatcactcggtggtatctggctctacagccttttaatttccaggtggtccataggccgggggcgcaaaTGGCTGTGGCTGATTTCCTCTCCCACTCCTGAAAGGGGGGTAGGCTACTTAGGCTACTTACCTTAA